The Acidobacteriota bacterium DNA window TGGGCGTGGCCATCGGCGACTTCAACGGCGACCAGCGCTTCGACCTCTTCGCCACCAATTTCTCCAACGAATACAACGTCCTCTACCGCAACGACGGCGACTGGCTGGTCACCGATTACTCCTACGCCAGCCGCACGGCGGAGGCCAGCTTTCCCCTGGTCGGCTGGGGCGCTTTTTTCTTCGATCTCGACAACGACGGCGACCTCGACCTGTTCGCCGTCAACGGGCATGTCTATCCCCAGGTCGAGAGCGCCGGCATCGGGCTCGATTACGCTCAGCCCAAGCTGCTCTACCTCAACCAGGGGGATGGACGCTTTCAGGACGTCAGCCGGGAGATGCCCGTGCTGACCGCCAAGCGCGCCAGCCGGGGAGCGGCTTACGGCGATCTGGACAACGACGGCGACCTCGACATCGTGGTCAACGACCTGGACGGCCCCCCCATGCTGCTGCGCAATGACGGAGGCAACTCCGGCAACTGGCTGAGGGTCGAGTTGCGGGGACCGCACTACAACCGCTACGGACTCAACGCCCGGGTCCGGCTCAAGGCCGGCGGCAAGGTGCAACTGAGGGAAGTCCGTTCAGGGGGCAGCTACCTATCCCAGCACGATCTGCGCGTCCACTTCGGCCTGGGCCAAAACGACTCCGCCGAGTGGCTCGAGGTCATCTGGCCCGACGGCAAGACCACCCGCCTGGAGTCCCCCGCAATCAATACCGCGACGGTCGTTGAATACCGTTAGCCGGTCCGGGGTCCTCGCCGAGCCCTCCAGCGACGATGAGCAACGCCCCCCGCTGCCCGTTTCGAGACGTCAGGGAGGTCTCCGGCCGGGAGTGGATCTTCATTCCAACGCGGCGCTGCTCGATCTGCTTGAGGAGAGCCAGGAATGGTCCTAGCTGACGTCAGCGTTCTCGTCAAATGCATTTCGTCCTGACGCTCCTGAGCACGAACTTTGCAGGCAATGGCTGGAAGCCGTCGTCGGCGGAGATTCTCGTTTCGGCCTTTCCTCTCACGTTCTTAGCGGTGTCGTACGGATCGTTACTCATGGAAGGATATTCAACGACCCCAGCGCTCCTCAGGAAGCTCTCGAATACTGCGAAGCACTCATCCGCCAGCCCCACAGCATCGCTCTCCATCCTGGACAGCAGCATTGGGAGATTTTCCGTCGCCTTTGCCTGGAGGCGAACGGCAAAGGAAATCTCGTGCCGGATGCGTGGGCATGCGGCTCTCGCCATTGAACACGGGCGCCAATGGATAACTCTTGACCGGGATTTCGCTCGATTTCCGGGGCTGGACTGGAAATCACCCTGAGAGCTACTCGTCTGTGATGCAGCCTCGGGAGGCGGACTGCACCAGGCGGATGTACTTGGCCAGGGTTCCGCGGCTGGCCCGGAAGGGAGGCATGGTCCAGGCCTGGCGGCGGCGCTCCCATTGGGCCTCCTCGAGGGCCGCTTCCAGAGTCCGCTGTCTGGCGTCGATGCGGACGCGGTCGCCGTCCTTGAGCAACGCCAGCGGACCGCCTTCCTGGGCCTCGGGAGTGATGTGCCCCACGATGAACCCGTGCGATCCGCCTGAGAAACGGCCATCGGTGAGCAGAGCCACGTCCTTGCCAAATCCCGCCCCCATCAGCGCCGCGGTCGGCTTGAGCATCTCGGGCATCCCCGGACCGCCTTTGGGTCCTTCGTAGCGGATGACGATGACTTGTCCGGCCTTGATGCGCTTCTCTTCCAAGGCCTCGATCATGGCCTCTTCGCGGTCGAAACAGACCGCCTCTCCTTCGAAGACTTCGCCCTCCTTGCCGGTGATCTTGGCCACCGCGCCATGAGGCGCCAGGTTGCCGTAGAGAATCTGGATGTGGCCGGTTGCCTTCAAGGGCGTTTCCACCGCCCGAACCACTTTTTGTCCCGGACTGAGACCGGGCAGCGGATCGAGGTTCTCGGCCACCGTGCGGCCGGTGACGGTGAGGCAATCGCCGTCCAGCATCCCCTTCTCCAACAGATACTTCATGAGGCCCGGCGTCCCCCCGGCCTTGTGCAGGTCTTCCATGACATAGCGTCCGCTGGGCTTGAGGTCGGCCAGGAAGGGCACGCGGTCGCTGATGCGCTGGAAGTCGTCGAGTTCCAGATCCACCTGGGCGGCCTGCGCCATGGCGAGCAGATGGAGAACGGCATTGGTCGACCCTCCCAAGGCCACCACCACGGCGATGGCGTTTTCGAAAGCCGCTCGGGTGAGAATGTCGCGGGGCTTGATGTCCTCTTCAAGCAGGAGGCGCAGGGCGCTTCCGGCTTCGCGGCATTCCCTGACCTTTCCCCCGTCCTCGGCGGGCGTGGAAGAACTGTAGGGCAACGACATCCCCAGAGCCTCGATGGCTGATGCCATGGTGTTGGCCGTGTACATGCCTCCGCAGGCCCCGGCGCCCGGACAAGCCTCTGCCACCACCCGTCGGCGCTGCTCGTCCGACATTGTCCCCGACAGGTACTCTCCGTAACTCTGGTAGGCCGAGACGATGTCGATAGCCTCATCGTCCAGACAGCCGGGCTTGATGGTGCCCCCGTAGATCATCAGCGCCGGACGGTTGAGCCGGGCCATGGCCATCAGGCAACCCGGCATGTTCTTGTCGCAGCCCGGAATGGAGATGTTGGCGTCGTACCAATGGGCCGACATGACCGTCTCGATGGAATCGGCGATCAAGTCGCGCGACTGCAGCGAGAAGCTCATGCCGTCGGTGCCCATGGAGATGCCGTCGCTGACGCCGATGGTATTGAAGCGCATCCCCACCATCCCGGCCTCGACCACGCCTTTCTTGACCTCTGCGGCCAGGTCGTTGAGATGCATGTTGCAGGTGTTGCCCTCGTACCACATGGAGGCAATGCCGACCTGAGGCTTGTCCATGTCTTGGGGCGTCAATCCCGTGCCGTAGAGCATGGCCTGAGATCCGCCCTGGGACTTGGGCTGAGTAAGACGGGAGCTGTAGCGGTTCAGTTTGCGGGTCATGAGGCCTGATCTTAGCGCCTTGCGGGCAGCTTTGGAAGGCCGCCCGGCCAGGCAGGCTACAATGGCCGCCATGCAGGTGCACCTGGTGGACGCAACCTATGAGCTCTTTCGCCACTACTACGGCGCTCCCAAGCGCAGCGACCCGCAAGGACGCGAGGTTGGGGCCACGGTGGGATTGATCCGCTCGCTGGCCAAGATGCTGCGCGAAGAAGGCGCCACCCATGTCGGCTGCGCCTTCGATCACGTGATCGAGTCTTTCCGCAACCAGCTCTTTGAGGGCTACAAGACCGGCGAGGGCATCGACCCCGACTTGAGGAGCCAGTTCGAACTGGCCGAGCAAGCCTGCCGCGCCCTGGGACTGGTGGTTTGGCCAGGAGTCGAGTTGGAAGCCGACGACCTGATGGCCTCAGCGGCCCGGCGCTACGTCCAAGAAGAGGCGGTGGACCGGATTCTTCTCTGCTCCACCGACAAAGACCTGGCTCAATGCGTGGAGGGGACCCGTATCGTCTGCCTTGACCGGCGACGCGGCCTGCTGATCGACGAAGAGGGGGTGCGCGACAAGTTCGGAGTGGGCCCGGAGAGCATCCCCGACTACCTGGCGCTGGTGGGGGACAGCGCCGACGGCATTCCCGGCATTCCCCGCTGGGGCGCCAAATCGGCGGCCGCGGTGCTGAGCCGCTACTTGCACCTGGAGGATATCCCCGAGCGCGCCGAAGACTGGGAAGTGACCGTCCGCGGCGCCTCTTCCTTGGCCGAAAACCTGGCCGAGCGCCGCCCTCAGGCGCTACTTTACAAGAGACTGGCTACCCTTCGCTACGACGCCCCCATACAGGAATCGCTGCACGACCTCGAATGGCGAGGCGCCCGCCGCAAGCCCCTCGAGTCCCTCTGCCGAGACCTCGACTCGGAAGCCGCCCTCGACCTCATCCCCCGCTGGCAAAACGAGGAATGACCGTCTCGCTTTACTCGCTATTGGCTTGCAACGAACAGGGCAGATGGTGCATCTTAGTAGATCGACCCCAGGGCGAGAAACGCTGCCCGGGGGCGTTCTTTGAAAAGTGGGGGCGACTTGGCTTCGACGGAAGCAGTTGAGGCGTCAGATGCATGCCGAGGCTCCGCAACCTCGTCAAAAGCGGAAAAACGTACAATTGCCAACGATCAAATGGCTCTCGCTGCGTAATAACCACCGCAGCCGTCCTACCCGGCTAGCCCGCGAGTCGGGATAGGACGTCACTTAGCGGGATTTTCGGCGGTTTCGCTCTCTCTCAGGGAGCCGTCGAGAACTTTACTGAGAGGGCGTTCGGAAGGTTCGTTTGCCGGTTTCAAACGCCGTCCGCACGTAATGAACGAGACCGGACAAGCATGTAGATTCTGCCGGCGAAGGCTTTCGGACGTGGGTTCGATTCCCACCGCCTCCACCATTTTTCAAGACCCCGTCAACCCGGCTCCAAACGGCCGGGCCGATTGAGACTCGCCTCTTACTTCAAATTCGTTAAATCAGCCGAAAGCGCTCCGAGAGGGGGCCGATTCGGACTTCGAAGTCGCCGGCCTCGGCGCGGCGGTTGCCGTCGCGGTGTACGAAGGCCAAATCGTCGTGGGTCAGGCGAAAGGTCAGCGTTTCTTGCTCTCCCGCATCCAAAGGGAGCTTGCGAAAGTCCCTGAGCCGCATGCAGGGAGGCGTCAGCGAGGCATACAAATCGCTGACGTAGAGTTGCACCACCTCGGTTCCGGCGCGGCCGCCGACGTTCTTCACATCGACACTGACCCGCACTTCTTCTCCGCTTTTCATCTTGTCTCGGTCGAGGCTCAGATTGGAGTACTCGAAATCGGTATAGGTCAGCCCTTGGCCGAACTGAAAAAGCGGGTTGAAGGCCTTCATCCCCAGATGGATGTCTTCTTTCTCGGAGTTCTTGTGATCGTAGGTGAAGAGCGAGCCGCTGGAACGCGGATAGGTGAAGGGCAGGCGTCCCGAGGGGGAGACCTGGCCCAGCAGTATCTCGACCAGAGCTTGAGCGCCGGCTGAGCCGGGGTAGCCGGCCCAAAGGACGGCTTGGGCCCGCTCGGCGACCTCGGTAAAGAGGCGGGGACGACCCGCCGTCACCAGCAGGATGACGGGCTTGCCGCTATTCAGCAGCGCCTCGGCCAACTGCAACTGGGGACGCGGAAACGACAGGTCTTCGATGTCCCCCGGCTTTTCCACAGCGGACCGTTCGGCCAGGCAGCAGACGGCCACGTCGGCTTGTTCAAGCCCCTGCAAGGCCTGCTCGATTTGAGGCGCGCCCCGGAATCCGCAGCCAGGACGATAGATCAAGCGCTCTTCGATCGACTCGGCCATGGCTTGGCGCAAGGTCTTCAGTCCGGCAGGAAAGGCGGTCTCCTCCCGGCCTTGCCAGGTGTAGGACCAGGGACCGAAAAGGGCCGGCAGGGAATCGGCGCCCGGCCCGGTCAGGAGCACCCGGGTCTCGGCGTCCAGCGGCAGGACGCCCCAATTGCGCAGCAGCACGGCCGACTCGCGGGCCGCCTCCAGGGCTGTCTTGCGGTCGCCCTCCTGGTGCAGATCCTGCAGAGATCCGGCAACGGAATTGTCGAACAGTCCCAGACCGTGCTTGAGCATCAGGATGCGGCGCACCGACTGGTCGATGCGTTCCTGCGAGATGGCCTCCTCCTCCACCAGTTCGATGAGAAGATCGCAGAAATCGAGGCGATGAGGCGTCATGCTGATGTCGATTCCGGCTTCAACCGCCAGCCGCACGGCTTCCTTCAAAGTAGGGGCCACGCGATGGATGGTGTGCAGGCGCATCACGTCCATCCAGTCGGTCACCACCACGCCCTTGAAGCCCATCTCATGGCGCAGCAGGTCGTTGAGCAGCCATTTGCAGGCGTGGGCGGGCGTGCCGCTGATCTCCCCGCTGTTGACCATGATGGTGGCCACGCCGGCCCCGATGGCGGCCTGAAAGGGGGGAAGGAAGTA harbors:
- the ilvD gene encoding dihydroxy-acid dehydratase codes for the protein MTRKLNRYSSRLTQPKSQGGSQAMLYGTGLTPQDMDKPQVGIASMWYEGNTCNMHLNDLAAEVKKGVVEAGMVGMRFNTIGVSDGISMGTDGMSFSLQSRDLIADSIETVMSAHWYDANISIPGCDKNMPGCLMAMARLNRPALMIYGGTIKPGCLDDEAIDIVSAYQSYGEYLSGTMSDEQRRRVVAEACPGAGACGGMYTANTMASAIEALGMSLPYSSSTPAEDGGKVRECREAGSALRLLLEEDIKPRDILTRAAFENAIAVVVALGGSTNAVLHLLAMAQAAQVDLELDDFQRISDRVPFLADLKPSGRYVMEDLHKAGGTPGLMKYLLEKGMLDGDCLTVTGRTVAENLDPLPGLSPGQKVVRAVETPLKATGHIQILYGNLAPHGAVAKITGKEGEVFEGEAVCFDREEAMIEALEEKRIKAGQVIVIRYEGPKGGPGMPEMLKPTAALMGAGFGKDVALLTDGRFSGGSHGFIVGHITPEAQEGGPLALLKDGDRVRIDARQRTLEAALEEAQWERRRQAWTMPPFRASRGTLAKYIRLVQSASRGCITDE
- a CDS encoding 5'-3' exonuclease H3TH domain-containing protein; amino-acid sequence: MQVHLVDATYELFRHYYGAPKRSDPQGREVGATVGLIRSLAKMLREEGATHVGCAFDHVIESFRNQLFEGYKTGEGIDPDLRSQFELAEQACRALGLVVWPGVELEADDLMASAARRYVQEEAVDRILLCSTDKDLAQCVEGTRIVCLDRRRGLLIDEEGVRDKFGVGPESIPDYLALVGDSADGIPGIPRWGAKSAAAVLSRYLHLEDIPERAEDWEVTVRGASSLAENLAERRPQALLYKRLATLRYDAPIQESLHDLEWRGARRKPLESLCRDLDSEAALDLIPRWQNEE
- a CDS encoding glycoside hydrolase family 3 N-terminal domain-containing protein produces the protein MTLREKVGQMTQVSLESLASSRERQGSQFRFDRQALQRAVGEYAVGSVLNVADQALSASRWREVIGEIQETASQGTRLGIPVLFGIDSVHGANYTREATLFPHNLGLAACWNPDLVRRCSSIAARQTLASGIPWSFAPVLDVGRQPLWSRMVETYGEDVLLATRLGVAAVAGLQSGGRLAGCAKHFVGYSMPATGKDRTPAYIPKHVLREYFLPPFQAAIGAGVATIMVNSGEISGTPAHACKWLLNDLLRHEMGFKGVVVTDWMDVMRLHTIHRVAPTLKEAVRLAVEAGIDISMTPHRLDFCDLLIELVEEEAISQERIDQSVRRILMLKHGLGLFDNSVAGSLQDLHQEGDRKTALEAARESAVLLRNWGVLPLDAETRVLLTGPGADSLPALFGPWSYTWQGREETAFPAGLKTLRQAMAESIEERLIYRPGCGFRGAPQIEQALQGLEQADVAVCCLAERSAVEKPGDIEDLSFPRPQLQLAEALLNSGKPVILLVTAGRPRLFTEVAERAQAVLWAGYPGSAGAQALVEILLGQVSPSGRLPFTYPRSSGSLFTYDHKNSEKEDIHLGMKAFNPLFQFGQGLTYTDFEYSNLSLDRDKMKSGEEVRVSVDVKNVGGRAGTEVVQLYVSDLYASLTPPCMRLRDFRKLPLDAGEQETLTFRLTHDDLAFVHRDGNRRAEAGDFEVRIGPLSERFRLI